One genomic segment of Ricinus communis isolate WT05 ecotype wild-type chromosome 5, ASM1957865v1, whole genome shotgun sequence includes these proteins:
- the LOC8287753 gene encoding transcription factor CPC: MAERPRKQAKSTARCSSEEVSSSEWDFIKMAEQEEDLINRMYRLVGNRWDLIAGRVPGRTAEEIERFWIMRHNAEFARRRNEFES; this comes from the exons ATGGCTGAACGTCCTCGGAAGCAAGCCAAGAGTACTGCGAGATGCTCTTCAGaag AAGTGAGCAGTAGCGAATGGGATTTCATCAAGATGGCTgaacaagaagaagatctCATCAACAGAATGTATAGGCTGGTTGGCAACAG GTGGGACTTGATAGCAGGCAGAGTTCCAGGGCGAACAGCAGAAGAAATAGAGAGATTTTGGATAATGAGACATAATGCAGAATTTGCTAGGAGAAGAAATGAGTTTGAAAGTTGA